TGAGCGTTTGGCTATTTTGGAGGCCGCGTGCTGCTGAATGGGTAGAAGAGAGGGCTTCGCAGCATTAGGTTCGAAAATTTGATCGTGCAAGACTACGTTCAGCAGCGATTTATGGACGTGGATGCGACCGTTGTATTCGAGGAATCCGTGCTTGCGAAAGCGGTTCATAAAGAAGCTGACGCGAGAGCGGGTCGTTCCGATCATGTTTGCGAGTGTCTCCTGGGAGATCTTGGGGAGCATCATCTCAGGTTCGCCAGGTTTCCCGAATTCTGCCATTAGCAGGAGAATACGAGCGAGCCGCTTCTCGCTGGAATTGAAAAGCTGGTCGACGAGATCAGCCTGCGTCCTCATGCTCCGGGTTAGAAGGAACGCAAGGAACAGGTCGGAAAAAGCATGTTCTTCGTGAACCACCCGAATCATTTCTATTCTGTCTATCTTTAGGACAGTGCAGGCGCTCACAGCAGTAGCAGTCGCAAGGCGAAGGCCCGCAATTGCACTGATTGACTCCTCCCCAACAAAGTCGCCTGGACCGAGAAGGGTGATAGTGGCTTCTTTACCCTTTTGCGACACGACGGTCAGTTTTGCCCTACCTTTCTGAAGGTAGAAAACCGAATCAGCCGCGCTACCCTGCGCGAAGAGAGTCCCTTTGTTCTTAATTTGTACGATCTTGCGTCCAATTCCAGCTGCGGCTAGAAAGGCCACTGGATCAAAAGAGTGGGGCTTGAACTCCGGCATGATGACTTCGATCTGTCCCCTGGGAAGTCGGTCTAGATCCAGACACGTGGCAGGCAACAGCTGTTTGATGCCGTTATGTAACGAATGCGACGCAGACAGCCGAAGAAGGGTGATCTAAAGGCAGCGGCTGGCGGCACACGGTGCGCCTGAAGAGCTGGGAGACGCTTTGCAGAGTCGGAAATTGTTACGACTGTTGTTTGCTGGAACTTACCTTAGGTTCGAGCGTCGTGTTCGCGGCAAGTGCGGGAACGATGAAGGGACGCGCAGTCGATCTCGTCCGATGTAGAGTCCCAATCGCCTTCAGCAGCTCATGCGGCTTGCATGAAGCTTCAATTCTCTCGTCGTACAAGTGATCTTCAAGCACCCTCTGGGATGCTCCCAGAAAGAGGATCCGCGCACCGGGCCATTCTGTCCGAACAAATCTCGCAGCGAAGTCGAGGGCCGCAGGGCCGAGCAGCTCGCTGAGCAATGCAATTCCAAAGAGACGCGGGCTGCACAAAGAAGCAAGCTCCCTGATATCTCGCACTGTAGTGACTCTGTAGGACGCCTCGGTCAACATAAGCGCTCTGTCAGGGAGAAAGGACAGGTCCGGTTCGACAAGAATCAGGCTTGACTCTTCCCTGCTTTCATCTCTTTGAGCTTGCAGTCGAGAGATACCGGTGATGGGTGTATCCGCAGGGTACGGTCGAGAAACGTCAAGCATCAGTCACCTCAGGATTGCTGAGACGATCATGCGTCCCACCAACAGTGAAAGCTGATCTGTATGACACAGTTCTTGGAAAATCACCGGGGCCGAGAGGGGTGATGCACTTGAAGATCAGCCGGAAGGCATCTTTGGTTTGGAACCTCCACGTCCAATGCCACAGCTTTACTAGGATCACTCTCACAAAGAACCCTCATCGTCTGAGGCCGTCGAGCTGGGTAGATTCCTTTGAACCAGCTTGCGGATGACCAGCCATCCACCGGAATACTAGCTGAATCGACTGTGTCGAAAGAGTGATGATCGCTTGTCATGAGAACGCACCCCAGACCCTCAGCATGCTTGAGCTGATCTTGAAAAAGCTGTGCTGTTCGCAACACATTTGTTGTCTGCCGTACATTTAGGCAGAAAGATGAGCCAGACTGCTCAGTAAACGATTTGTCGATGAGTGATCCTTAATGCGAGACGAATCGAGGATCAATGGCAGAGCCGGTTGTTCTTGTCGTTATCTGTGAGACCTCGGAAGAAGCAGAGAGGACGATGGCTGCATTGCATGACGTTGCGATCCACGCGATGACTGTTTCGTTTGTGTCCGAAGACAGTCTGAACCGGTCCGTTCGCGACCACATTTTCGAAGCTCACCATCCCCTCTTTGAGGGCAGAACTAGTGTTGCGCGAACGAACGGTGATCCCGGTCAGCAAATCGAAAACTTCTAATTGTTAACCTGTCACCGGAGAAGAAGTGAACGTCATCGACGAAATTACATTGACATGCGCGAGCTGTGGGAAGACCGAATCAATGCTGGATCAGCCCGCAGTGAAGCGGGACTGTGTTTGTAAAGGCTGCGGTGCGCCGCTTATTGATCAAAGAGCCCCGGGCAACACGACTACAGCGTAGAACTTCAACGCCAATCTATATGCATTTGCTTCACCCTTACCGGAACTCAGTCTGGAAGGCCAACGACCACAACTGGCGGGTATGCGTGGACTCACTCAATAAATGCCTGAATTGCATAGCGCAGCCGAGACTCTACTCATCCGAGCAGACGATCGCGCTCGTCTTTGGGTTGGTCTGCTTGGGCGTGGATGCTTGGGCTGTTTATTGCACCGTGCAGTATTTCAACAGAGGGCGTGTCGAGCTCGGGCCGGGTGATCACACGTTTGGCTTGGCATCTCTGTTCCTGGAGCCCATGCTGGCTATATCCATTCTCTTTCTACTGGGTTTCGCATTCTCATCCAGAGCGCACGGTAAAGAACATGGGTAGCTGAACCGCGCGGTGATGGTTATCGTCGTCTACTTCTTAGGGTGCGCTGAGGTCATCGACGCCTCGAAGGTAAAACAAGGAGATCCAATGTCACAACTTCACGGTACAAGATCCATTGACGAACATCACCCAGGAGGACCCGGAGGTGAACAACTACAGTCTGCTGATGTCCCTTCTCCTGAGAAGTCCAACGTGGACTCCAAGAACCAGTCTGACAAGAGCCCGGTGGACCGCGTGATCGTTCATAGTATCTCAGGTCCTCTAGCAGATGCGGTACCACTTGGGGCGACAGCTGAACGTCAGCCTGAAGGGCCACCTGTGCAGCTCGTTGCCTCGCACGGTCATTAGGAGTTCGCATATGTCTTACCCCGCCTCAACTCAGCAAGACGCAGACACCACTTCCCTTTTTAGAAACCTAATTCTTGAAATTGCTCAATCGCTGGTCGACGACTCGGAACAAGTCAAAGTTGACATAATCAAAGGAGAGCTTGCAACCGTGCTGAGGCTGACTGTCGCGTCAACCGATCTAGGAAAAGTGATCGGGAAGCAAGGGCGAACTGCTCGGTCGATTAGGACTGTCCTAGGGGCGGCAAGCATGAAAGTTCAGCAGCGCTTTGAGCTCGATATCGCATCGCAATCTGAGTAAAACAAGCAGATGACAGCTGTAGCAATCCATTAATAGTTTAACGGTCAAATCTGAGTTCGAGTACGCGCCCACCATCTGGTTCCGCAACAGAAGGAATCGGAGGGCCGCAGCCTATCTTGTCGAAGGCCTCTCTTGCCTGAGCTAGTTAGGCTTTACTCTCAAGTGCTGCATCACGCTGTTCTATTTCAGCGGCTTGCCGCGGTTCAAGACTTCTGAGAAGCTTCAGGACCTGAGTCGGATCGAAAGAATCAACATAGTGATCCGCATCCTGCGTTTGTTGAACCCCTGGTCTGCCCACCAGGACCAGAGGAACGGCGGGTTGCATCTTCTTAAGGGTCTTGCACAGTTCGCTTAGCGGAATGTCGGACACGCCAGCATCGAGGACAATGCCATTCACGGCGGGGAACCGTTCGAGAGTAGCAATGGCTTCAGACCCTGAATACGCCGTGATGACATTGAATTTTGCCGTTTCAATGACGAGCTTACGGGTGGAAATACTTCCGGCGAACTCTTTATCAATCACCAAAAAACACGGTCTGATCATGTTCTTACGATACTCGAAGGTCGGGGGCGGGTTGACAGCCCGTGGATACTTCGTCATTTATATTGTCAGATCGGAAGAGAGATCTGGAAGACGGTCCCACTCTTCCCTGCACTGGTCCGGCTCCGCATCCGAATGGTGCCACCGTGACGAGCAACGATTTTTCTGGTGAGGGCCAACCCTAATCCTGTCCCGAGGTCTTTCTTGGTCGTGAAATAAGGCTCAAAAACCTTGTCTCTAAGAACGTCAGTGATACCGCAGCCGTTATCTGCGACCAGTAGCCGAGCCTTTCCGAACCGCTTCGATAGACGTAATGTCACGATGCCGTCCGGCGATAGAGCATCGAGAGCGTTGACTAAAAGGTTCGAGATGACTTGAAGCAGTTCGCCAGCATGAGCTGTTGCGGAGAGTTCTGGAGGCAGATTGCGCACCAGATGAATCTTCCGATTGTCCATCTTGCGTTGGTGAATGCGGATTGCGGCTTCCGCGACCAGTACGAGGTCAATCGTTCGCGAGGTTGTTGACACCCTTGCAAAGCTCAGGGTTTGTGAGGCAATCCGGTTCAGCGTTCGCATCTGCTCTTCGGCCATATCCGCCCAGGCACGTACCTTGGCTGGATCATCGGCATCCTCACGGGTCAGATAGTTGAAGTGACCAAGTGCTTCCAGCGGGTTTCTGATCTCGTGCATCAACTCGAGCGCCAGGTGGCCGGGCATTGAACGTTCTTCTGACAGACGAAGTGCTTCGGTCGCGACCTCAAGCTTCGCTTGCAACTCTGCGATCACCGGGTCATCCATATTCGTTCTCCAGATGCACTACTGGAGAGAAACGCTTTCTAAGCGTCAAGTCATGCTGCTCCCCTGCCGATGCTTCCCTGCGCAGATGAGATGCAAGTTATCTGTGCAATGTCAGCTACAACACGAAGATCACTTAAGTGCTTTTGATTGGGGCAAGCGTTCGGGGGGCTCTCTCGACCAATTCATTGATCGTGTCGATCATGGCTTGAGGACCGCTTGCAGCACTTACCCGTGCATAGTGACTGGACGAAGCCGAATCATGATGTGTGTCCAGAATGAGAGCCCAGACGTAAGTTCCCACCCGTCGAATGAGCTCAATCGCTCTCTCCCGCTGTTCGAGCGAAAGCGTGTGACAAAGAACGACCAAGGCAAAATTCTTCCCTCGGATCAGTTCCTCTACCTCGCCTAGTGAAGGTGCCAGCGAGGCATTGAACCCAGCCCTTTGAAGGACCCAGGTGCGGCTCTCCAGCAACCCTCGGTCTTCCCCATACACAATGATTTGAGCTGCTTGAGACACGCGCTGCCTTTCAGGGGAATGAGCATCTTTCCCTTAGGAATTTTACAAGCCAAGAATGCCCTCTACGCTTACAACTTCAGGGGGAAAGGGATTCTAAGGGCTTTGATGGCTTCGCCAGCTCACCTCATCCTCGGAAGAGAGCAGGAGATAAGTCAGCCCACTCCTTCGCTGTGACAAGAATGGAGGCCCCATTTGAAAAGAACACGGTCCAGCGGCTCCGGTCTGCTTCTTTTACGTCAACGATCTTGAGAGCTACATCGCTGTCCATGATGTCTCCAGGCTGAAGATCTGCCCGCAAAATGGCTCATGAGCTAGCAGAGCGGAAAGCGCTCTGTGGATTCAATGCCGCTTCCCACCTCTGCCAAAACCGTTCAGTTTCAATGTGGACATCCTTCTCAACGCAGGCCTGTAGTTTGTCCGGAAGAGGTTCCTTTGCTTCGCCTCGCAGGAAACGAAAATTTGCAAACATGATCTTCTTCCTCACGGATCAAAGCCTCCGTCGTGTGCCGACTTGCGATTGTGGCAAGGCAAGCAAGACAAATCGAATCGAGAGATCCGTCCTGTTTTTGCCGATGCAGGTACAACGATGCTTCTTGTTTCATACGACACCCCTTTTCTGCATTCGAGTGACGTTGGAAGATCTGGCTTGCTGCCTCGCCCTTTGCGCCTAGCCGCTGAATGATGCTCCCCTGGAGGATGCCTAAACTAACTCGGTACTAAGCCGCTACGACCAAGCTCAACCCTTGTTGTGTCGGCGACGAGCCTATCCTGGTCACCTTGTCTGCTTGGGGGCCTTTGTTGCCTTGAATGATGTCGAATTCGACTGGATCACCCTCCTTAAGGGTTTTGTAACCGTCGAGTTGAATTGAGCTGTAGTGCACAAACACATCGGGGCCGCCCTCCCGACCGAGGAAACCATAGCCTTTTGCATTGTTGAACCACTTCACTTCGCCCACGTACTGTGCCATGGAGATGTCCAACTTTCACTAGATTTGAGAAGGGTGCGACCGCTCGACGCTATGCGCGTATTTCGTTTCGCTCACTTTGTATATGCTTCCTCTTCGTAATGTTGTGCCGGTTGGGTAACATAGCGCGTAGTATTGCAGCAGCATCAAGCCAAATATCGAAGCGCACTTGCCGTCACTTCGCCTTTGGTGTTCAGAGAGTGGCCACCCCGGCCACTCGGAACGCGAGGGAAGATGGCACAGGCTCCATTCAAGAACGGGTTGCTACACCGGTTCAGCTCAGACATCATTGGAAGACTTGACCTGCAGGCCGTCGATCTGCCGGTAAACTGCGAGATCGAATTTCCAGGCAATCCGATCGAACATCTGTTTTTTCTTGAAGACGGCTGCGCCTCCATGACAACGACCTTTAAGGATGGCGCTCAAGCGGAAGTTGCGCTGGCCGGAACAGAGGCCGTTCTAGGCGCGTCCGCTCTCATGGGGACTAAGCGGAGCCTCAATCGTGTCTATATGCAGATCGCGGGACATGGATACAAAATGCGGACCGCCGTCGCAGCGATGGAGTTCAAGCGCGGCGGCATGTTCCAGGACCTCACTTTGCGCTACCTCCAGGCGCAGTTCATCCAGTCTGCACAAACGGCCGGTTGCAATGCCCACCATTCGGTAGAGCAGCGTCTTGCACGCTGGCTGCTCCTCTGCGCGGATCGGAACGAGGGCCGCACTATTCCTCTTTCGCAGGAGTTTATGGCCGATATGATCGGCGCGAGAAGAACCACCGTCACAATCGTTGCCGGGCATCTGCAGGCTCAAAAGCTGATCCAGTACACCCGTGGCAAGATCCAGCTTCTCGACATCAAGGGTTTAGAAGCCGTGGCGTGTGAGTGCTACGGAGTCGTTCGCGATCACCTGGCTAACCTTACGGAATATGACGCAGGCTTGGGGGATGTAGCGGTCAGACCAGAATCTGGTTCATTGCGGCTCATTCACCTTCCCAGCTAATGTCACCCGTCAGACGGTGAATCCAGGCATACTCATTTAGGCTGGAGAGCGTCCAGACGCTCTTACGCTTCGCCGGGTTGTCCCTGTCATCAGATGAAGCAGGTTCTTTAGCTTGCTTTGCAGCCCTACGTTCGCTGGGCAGTTAACGGAACGAACTTGAGGGTTCAAAAAATGGAAAATATGAAGCTTAAGCACATCTTTGTAGTCGACGATGAGCGGATCATCGCGGAGACCTTGACCGCCATTCTGCAAAAGAGCGGCTTCTCTGCGCGTGCCTTCTATAATCCTCTGGACGCGCTTGCCGCTGCCGCATCTGCGGCTCCAGATCTCCTCATCTCCGACGTAGTGATGCCTCAACTTTCTGGCGTTGAGCTAGCCATCCAGCTCACAAAACTGTGTCCCGATTGCAAGGTACTGCTCTTCTCGGGGCAGGCCCAAACCGCAGACTTGCTCCTCGACGCTAGGCAACTGGGCCATGACTTTAGCTTGCTCTCGAAGCCAATCCATCCAAGTGATCTTTTGAAACAGATCAGATCTCAGGAAGCGCTCTCGCCAAAGAACCTGGCCGTCCAGACCTAGCAGACGTTGGTCGCGATGCTGATCTAATCCTCTCTTGCTAAGATCGGCTCTGCCGCGCTGCGGACAGACAATTAGGAAGCAAATCGCTAATCTAGTCAGCTCAGGCACGCAGATTCACCAATCAAGGAACAGGAATGGCTGTTGACCATAAGGACATAGAAATTCTTTCCGCCGAACCGGCGGGTAAGGGCATCATCATCCATTTCTCGGATGGAACGATCACACTGTTCCAAACGCATTTTCTCTACGAGGTCCGTGGAGATGACGGCAACATCGCCCTTGCAGACATGAGTGAAGATGACCTCATGAAGGGTTTTGACGGCTAAGGAATAACCCCTAATTGTAGAAGCTGGCAGCGTTGCGTTCTGCCTTGCTATAAGGGGACAGCTCTTCAATCTGGAGAATCTCGTTATAGCCTGTGGACCCGTCATCGTAGACAAACGACAGACCAAGGGAATCGAACTTTAAGAAGAACTCCTCCCAGGGGATTAGCCGCATATCGCTATGATCTTTAGCCTGCTCCGCGAGCATAAACCTAATCAGCGCAGGTTCTGAATCGACATCATGGGGTAAGACCTCTGTTGGAATGGCATTGTGGGTCTCAGCCCAGCGGCGGATTTCAGAGTGATCGGTTGTTGGTCCAATGATCGGCATCTGCCCTCCATGCCGTTGATGTCTTTTCGTCCGTTTCGAGTATGCAGAGCGGGTCGGGCTGTGCGCTGCCTGGACTGCTAGGAAGACTGGACTGCCCCCAGGTCGGGCGTCTTAGTCTGACCTGCTTTTGATAGACGATATAGACAAATCGAAAGGTTGCCAGCAACTACGCTCTTGCAATTGAGCAAACCAGATACCGCTGACTCGACGGGCTTATGCTGCTAAGCGGATAAGCCGATAAACCAGTCAGCGTAGGGCGTATTGATCACAATGTGTCGATTCAAATCTGGGGCGCCATCATTCCACCAGACGGGCCCCCGCTCACCCAACTGATGCTTGACTAGATCGACTCTCTGACGCGCTTGTTGCCGACCGGCCGTGTCACCTTTGCGCATCGCTTCTCCCTTGAATCTCCTCGCCTGCATCAGCTCTTTGACCAGGACCGCTTTCGTTGCGGCAGGCAACGACGGGTTCGTACAGCGCCAAAGACGCCCCTTGACGACAAAATACCGACCGTCTGGAGTGGTAGGGTAGGCTGCTTTCACTCCTCTGAGATCTCGGATTTGAACAGGGGGACGAGCGCGGCAGGTGGACCTTGAACCTTGAAATTAAGGTTTGTCTGCTCATGTCCTTTCGGGTGCTGTTCTCGCCACAGCTTCAACAGGAGTGGGGGCATGGCCGACATGACAGCCCTCGTGCGATGGACTTTCGCATGACAGCCTGGGCAAAGCGAAATCATCAGGTTGAGAACAGATCTCCCGGGAACCCGATGGTGGACGATGATGGAGCGTTTGTCCCGGCCCGAAGCGTCACACACTCGGCAACGCTTTCCATCGCGCTCCAGAACAGCCTCACGCAGACCGCCGAAGTGTTCATCATCGTGCCGCTTTAGCGTGTAGCAGGTTGAGCAAAGCCCCATGGCGAGGATCTTCCGATTCCCGCACCGGCAATGCATCAAGCGTTGTGCTGGACTCTTCATTACCGCGCACCCGACGAAGTCCGGACCCTTTTTGCCGTTCCTGGCTTCTTGGCAAGGGCTGCGACTTCCATCGCGGCCCAGCCAACATATCGATAGATCGTTGCGCGATTGACGCCGAACTCACGCGCGAGACTAGCCTTTTCTTCCCCTTCGGCCAGACGGCGGCTCAGCTCTGCCGCTCGCTCGGGGGAGAACTTTCGTTTGCGACCCTTGTACGCCCCGGCCCGCTTTGCGAGGTCAATTCCCTCTCTCTGCCGCTCGCGAATCAAGTCGCGTTCGAACTGAGCCACTGCGCCCATGACACTAAGCATCAGGTTTGCCATTGGTGCATCCTCGCCAGTAAACGTCAGACCTTCCTTCAGGAAGTGAACCGAAATTCCGCGCTCTGTCATCAGATCGACCAACTTTCGCAAGTCTCCCAGGTTGCGGCCGAGGCGATCCATGGAATGACAGAACACTGAGTCCCCTTCCCTCACGAAGTCCAGCATAGCGGTGAGCTGTGGACGTTTCACATCCTTACCAGAGGCTTTGTCCAGGAACGTCTTGTCCAGCTCGATGCCTTCCAGCTGCCGATGCTCGTTCTGATCGAGCGTGCTCACGCGAACATATCCGACCCTTTGCCCCTTCGGGTGCCGAGAGGTTTTAGGTGTCGCTTTAGACTTTATTACTTTAGGCATTGGCTGTATCTTAAAGCAGAATACGTGTGACCTTCAGCGATATGTGGCGGGTTTTCTTCAGCGCTATTTGCCGCCCAACCGATGTCTTGGGAATCGACGATGTGTACACGGGTTTGGAGTCGAAGTTTTCGAAGCTCGCCTCAACGAGTGACTCGGCCTGTACTCGCCAACCAAAATTGGGACATTGGCTAAGATTAGATACACGACGAGTTTCTCCTCATTGAAGGCATGCTGTAGTTAGGGCAAGAATTCACCCTCTCAGATTCACTTGGGTTCTCAGGTGCGCACAGTACCGAAGAATGCCTGAAGGTCAGAGGCAAGTAGCTCCGGTTCCTCAGCTGCCGCGAAGTGGCCGCCCTTTGGCATGGGTGTCCATCGAGTGACGTTATAACCACGTTCTACCCAACTCCGAGGAGGCATCATGATTTCCTTCGGAAAACATGCGATTGCACACGGCGTCGGAACATAGTCGGTCGATGAAAAATGAAGAGGACTTCGGCGTCCCTCGCGATACATATGGAACGAGGAAGATATCGTCTGCGTCATCCAGTACAGTGTGACATTGGCCAGAAGAGCATCCCTCGAAAAGCTGCTGTAAAGATCGCCTCCGCAATCGGACCACTCCCGAAATTTCTCAAGCATCCAGGCCGCCAGACCCGCGGGAGAATCATTCAATGCATAGGCAGGAGTCTGCGGCCTTGTACCCTGCATGTGTGCGTACGCACCGTTCTCGTCATACCATTGGGCGGCCTCGGCCTGGAACTGTCGTTCTGCGGGGGTGATCTCGGTTCCAGGGGCCAGATAAGGTTTGTAGGAGCCCGGAATGTAGTTAAGGTGGACTCCGATCAGATGCTCACTGTGGCGCAAGCCCAAAGCGGTACTGACGCCAGCACCGATGTCCCCGCCCTGCGCGGCGAAGCGGTCATAGCCGAGCGCCCGCATCAGCTCAACCCAAATCTCGGCGACGCGGAATGAGTTCACACCTTCGCTCTGAGGCCGATCGGAGAAGCCGAAGCCAGGCAACGAGGGGATGACTACATCGAACGAGATGTCGGCGGCTAAGCCATGTGCCACCGGATTCGTGAGGAGAGGAACTATCTCCAGCATTTCGAGAAACGACCCTGGCCAGCCGTGGGTCAAAATCAAGGGAATCGCAGCAGGTCCTCTCCCTTTGACGTGCAGGAAATGGATCTTTCCTTGATCTGATTTGAAGCGAAAATGGGGAAATTGGGAAAGCCGATCAATCTGCTTTTGCCAATCAAAGTCTTCGCTCCAATACCGGCAGAGATCTTTGAGAGATTGAAGCTCGAACCCACTGCCCCAATCGGACCCCGGAATCTCGTCGGGCCAGCGCGTTTGTTTGATGCGGGAACGCAAGTCTTCCCAGTGATCGGAAGAAAACGTGGGGGAAAATGGTTCAATCGGAGTCATGCTCTCCTTCTAAACTCGCCAAATACTCTACATCCACCTCTAAGATTAGAGGAAGGCTCGGCAATCACCATCACGCGAGAGACTCTGGATCGGCGCAAATCGCCGAGTCGCTCAGCGACCATAAGGCTGAAATGGCTGCTTCTATCAATATCGAGAGCGAAATTAAGCTTGAGCAGAACGTAGAAGCGTCCGGTAGACCGTCGGTCTAGAGATAGAAAACAGCTCCGCCAGGTCGCTGATCGTGTACTGGCCAGTTCCATGCATGCGCCCCAGCTCCTTCTGCTGTTTGTCTGACAGCTTGGGCTGTTTGCCCCGGAGTTTGCCTTTTGCGCGAGCGATCTTCATACCTTCCCGGGTGCGCAGCCGAATCAGGTCGGACTCAAACTCCGCGAAGGTGGCCAAGATGTTGAAGAACATCTTGCCCATGGGATCGGTTGGGTCATAGCGGCTTTGGCCCAGCGCTAACGTCACGCCACGCGCTGCCAGCTCATCTGCGATAGAGCGCGCATCGGGTACCGAGCGGGCGAGCCGGTCCAGCTTCGGCACGACCAGCGTATCGCCCTTTCGAACTGCGGCCAGCGCCTGATTGAGACCTGGCCTCGCCCGGTTCGTTCCAGTTAGACCGTGATCGACGTAAATTCGTTCCGCAGCTACGCCTAAATCAACAAGTGCTTCCCGCTGGGCGGTGAGGTCCTGCTTGTCTGTAGAGCATCGTGCGTAGCCGATGAGAGTCTTTGGCATGATGTGTAACGTTTGTCGGGCCTTGTGTGAGAATATCACCGTACCAGGTATGTGAGACAAGGATTGCCGGGTTTCTGGCTTCTTGTAGTCAGTCCAGAGCTGTCCGTTGAAGGATCGTCTTACGGACACGGCTTAGATCGTAGTCGAGGGGTGTTGGCCATGCACTCAGGAGACAAATCGCCGGCGTTGGCAGAACTCACCGAGGCACAGCGCGAGCAAGCGATGTCTCGCTTTCGGGTGCTTCGTTCTCACACGGAGAGAGGTGTCCCGCTTCCAAGAGCGGCGCAGGCTGCAGGCGTGGGTTTACGGACTATTGAGCGATGGCTTGCTCAATACCGTGCAGATGGCCTGGCTGGACTTGTTAGACAGACCCGCGAAGATCGCGGGCGACGAAAGATTCCGCCAGAAGCAGTGGAACTGATCGAAGGACTCTTCCTGAAGAAGCCACAGCCCTCCGCTGCTGCGGTCCATCGCCGCGTTCTCGCGCTCTGTAAAGAGCGAGAGTGGCCTTCGCCTTCGTACAGCAGCGTATATGCAATCATCTCGCGGCTCGATCCAGCCCTGACCACGCTGGCTCATGAAGGCCCTGCTCGTTTCCGCGACCAGTTCGAGCTGGTGTACCGCCACCGCGCAAGCCACCCAAACGCGATCTGGCAAGCCGATCACACCCAACTCGACGTGCTCATTCGAGACGCGAGCGGCGAGCCAGTCAGACCCTGGCTGACCACTGTGATCGACGATCACTCTCGCGCTCTGGCCGGCTACCTGGTCTTCGCTGGAGCACCTTCGGCTTTCCAGACTTCGCTTGCTCTCCGTCAGGCGATCTGGCGTAAGGCAGACCCTTCATGGGCTATATGCGGTATTCCGGACGTTCTCTATGTCGATCATGGGAGCGACTTCACGAGCAAACATCTTGAGCAGGTGGCCGTCGACCTGCACTTCGAACTCGTCTATTCCACCATTGCCCGTCCTCAAGGGCGCGGCAAGATCGAGCGTCTATTCGGAACTCTCAACACAGAACTCTTGCCTGAGCTGCCCGGCTACCTGAAGCATGGCAAGCCGACTACAGAACCAAAA
This DNA window, taken from Granulicella tundricola MP5ACTX9, encodes the following:
- a CDS encoding Mu transposase C-terminal domain-containing protein, with protein sequence MSRFRVLRSHTERGVPLPRAAQAAGVGLRTIERWLAQYRADGLAGLVRQTREDRGRRKIPPEAVELIEGLFLKKPQPSAAAVHRRVLALCKEREWPSPSYSSVYAIISRLDPALTTLAHEGPARFRDQFELVYRHRASHPNAIWQADHTQLDVLIRDASGEPVRPWLTTVIDDHSRALAGYLVFAGAPSAFQTSLALRQAIWRKADPSWAICGIPDVLYVDHGSDFTSKHLEQVAVDLHFELVYSTIARPQGRGKIERLFGTLNTELLPELPGYLKHGKPTTEPKLSLSELDRAIGNFMLGTYNARVHREIGIAPQTSWSGNGWLPRMPDSLEDLDLLLISVAKARTVHRDGIHFQGIRYMDPTLAAYVKEAVTIRYDPRDVAEIRVFHRNRFLCRAVSPEHSGQAITLKDIQTARSAHRRALRGQIRERVTPVADFLSPHTETTGPPAAKTSIPQPKKSKLHTYREDLE